The following are from one region of the Lineus longissimus chromosome 19, tnLinLong1.2, whole genome shotgun sequence genome:
- the LOC135503440 gene encoding uncharacterized protein LOC135503440 — translation MEWERWRQELMILAGLEIPRCYKPENFGEVKTVELHHFSDASLVGYGQCSYLRMIDENNNVDTALVMAKSRVVPSKPITVPRLELTAAVTSVKISKFLRRELQYEDLTEVFWTDSMVVLGYIANDAKRFHIYVANRVQKIRDNTAVKQWRHIATDNNPADLTSRGANARELIDSQLWWKGPAFLSTLKPLSPCKIDNLGEGDPEIKKMTTLATGAVIEADIGLLPRLQRFSSWYKAKRAVAVCLKFKERLLNRTARFSTYKPVTAEEISQAEMLILKTVQAEAYSEEMPILRGIKAVDDNADQKGSTNRDSCRRRDLVLKKSSSLYRLDPYLDENDIIRVGGRIRRANVPRGVKHPVLLPKDSHITRVIVRHFHERTGHGGRNMTLNEIRAQGYWITSARSSITSCLSKCVICRKLRGPPLGQKMADLPEDRMKEAPPFTYAAVDYFGPFLVRQGRSDPKRYGVLFSCLSSRAIHIETANSLSTDSFLNA, via the coding sequence ATGGAATGGGAGAGATGGAGGCAAGAACTCATGATCCTGGCTGGCCTAGAAATACCAAGATGCTACAAGCCTGAAAATTTTGGTGAAGTCAAGACAGTCGAGTTGCATCATTTTTCCGATGCTAGTTTGGTCGGATATGGGCAATGCAGCTACCTTCGGATGATCGATGAAAACAACAATGTCGACACTGCCTTGGTCATGGCCAAATCCAGAGTCGTTCCGTCAAAGCCCATTACAGTTCCAAGGCTCGAGCTTACTGCCGCAGTAACATCTGTCAAAATTAGCAAGTTCCTGAGGCGAGAGCTGCAATATGAAGACCTTACAGAAGTATTTTGGACTGATAGTATGGTTGTCTTGGGATACATCGCAAATGACGCCAAGCGCTTTCATATATATGTAGCAAATCGAGTACAGAAGATCAGGGACAATACAGCTGTGAAGCAATGGAGGCACATCGCAACCGACAACAACCCAGCCGACCTCACATCTCGAGGAGCAAACGCCAGAGAGTTGATCGACAGCCAGCTGTGGTGGAAAGGGCCAGCCTTCCTTTCCACTTTGAAGCCACTCAGTCCTTGCAAGATTGACAACCTTGGTGAAGGGGATCCAGAGATCAAGAAGATGACAACCCTGGCAACTGGAGCTGTAATTGAagctgacataggcctactcccAAGATTGCAGCGATTCTCAAGTTGGTACAAGGCTAAAAGAGCTGTCGCTGTCTGCCTGAAGTTCAAGGAGAGGTTGCTTAATCGGACAGCAAGGTTTTCTACATACAAGCCAGTGACAGCTGAAGAAATCTCTCAAGCTGAGATGTTGATCCTTAAGACAGTCCAAGCTGAAGCTTACTCTGAAGAAATGCCCATTCTTCGAGGAATTAAGGCTGTAGACGACAATGCTGACCAGAAGGGGTCCACAAACCGAGACAGTTGCAGGAGGCGAGACTTAGTTCTGAAGAAAAGCAGCAGCTTGTACAGACTTGATCCTTATCTggatgaaaatgacatcatcagagtCGGTGGACGGATCAGAAGAGCTAACGTTCCGAGGGGAGTCAAACATCCAGTCCTGCTGCctaaagacagtcacatcaccAGGGTAATAGTCCGGCATTTCCACGAAAGGACCGGTCATGGAGGTCGCAACATGACTCTGAATGAGATCCGAGCCCAAGGATATTGGATAACATCTGCAAGATCCAGCATCACGTCCTGTCTGAGTAAATGTGTCATCTGTCGTAAGCTGAGAGGACCCCCCTTGGGTCAGAAGATGGCCGATTTACCTGAAGATCGCATGAAAGAAGCTCCACCATTTACTTACGCCGCAGTCGATTATTTTGGCCCCTTCCTTGTTCGTCAGGGCCGGAGTGATCCAAAGAGATATGGAGTCTTGTTTTCCTGTCTGAGCTCGAGAGCCATACATATCGAGACAGCTAACTCGCTGAGTACGGATTCCTTCCTAAATGCATAA
- the LOC135503441 gene encoding uncharacterized protein LOC135503441, producing the protein MPQTGVAPDNANTNCVKQGHRCSHLLILPVTLYHEKDPRRTVDVYVLLDPQSDTCFVSENTARTLDVKGCDVTLRLTTMLAEATVKSTKVTGLRVMDVDRNLDVGLPVTYTRDKIPARHGQIPRADTLRTIPHLAKIADKLHPHQDIEIGLLVGMNCPRLMKPRDVVPGGDNDPYAILTDLGWGVIGILDCSCEDESQIESACRSISTEEGSCHFAFRTKGKEISPIVLSEWFEREFHEDDSEEKMSCDDRKFLSKARDGLQQLENGHFQLPLPLKDDNMVLPNNRQLAVRRLNGLKRRLRRDEAYKRKYVDFMEDLFVKGYAEPAPKETPTGQVWYIPHHGVLHPKKPDKLRVVYDCSAAYQGQVLNRNLLQGPDLTNNLTGILCRFRKEPVAFTCDIEAFYHQVSVAEDSRDLFRFLWWKNGQLEEEPTDYRMTVHVFGATSSPGCCNYALKATADKYEEKHGKEAADFVRDSF; encoded by the coding sequence ATGCCTCAGACAGGCGTTGCCCCAGATAACGCTAACACTAACTGTGTAAAACAAGGACACAGGTGCTCTCATTTGTTAATCCTACCTGTCACCCTGTATCACGAGAAGGATCCAAGAAGAACAGTCGACGTTTACGTCCTGTTGGATCCACAGTCCGACACTTGTTTCGTCTCTGAGAATACAGCCAGAACCCTAGATGTTAAAGGATGTGATGTTACCCTCAGGCTAACAACCATGTTAGCTGAAGCCACTGTTAAGTCTACTAAGGTCACAGGCCTCCGAGTAATGGATGTTGATCGCAATTTGGATGTAGGCCTCCCAGTTACCTACACCAGAGACAAAATACCTGCTAGACATGGGCAGATACCTAGAGCTGACACTTTGAGAACAATTCCCCACCTGGCAAAGATAGCAGACAAGCTTCATCCTCATCAAGACATTGAAATCGGCCTGCTTGTTGGGATGAACTGCCCTCGACTCATGAAACCTAGAGATGTTGTCCCAGGAGGAGACAATGACCCCTATGCCATTTTGACCGATCTTGGTTGGGGAGTCATTGGTATCCTTGACTGCAGCTGTGAAGATGAAAGCCAAATAGAGTCCGCCTGCAGATCAATCAGTACTGAAGAAGGCAGTTGTCACTTTGCATTCAGAACCAAAGGCAAGGAGATAAGTCCAATTGTACTTAGTGAGTGGTTTGAACGAGAATTTCATGAAGACGACTCCGAAGAGAAGATGTCCTGTGACGATAGAAAATTTCTATCCAAGGCACGAGATGGACTACAGCAGTTAGAAAACGGACATTTTCAGCTGCCCCTGCCACTGAAGGATGACAACATGGTCCTGCCCAACAACAGACAGCTCGCTGTAAGGCGCTTAAATGGTCTGAAACGCCGATTACGCCGTGATGAAGCATATAAGAGAAAGTATGTTGATTTTATGGAGGACTTGTTTGTGAAGGGCTATGCCGAACCAGCCCCCAAGGAGACCCCTACAGGCCAAGTCTGGTACATTCCACACCATGGTGTACTTCATCCcaagaagccagataaactcAGAGTTGTTTATGACTGCAGCGCTGCATATCAAGGACAAGTACTCAACAGAAACCTTCTCCAGGGTCCTGATCTCACAAACAATTTGACTGGCATACTTTGTCGCTTCCGGAAGGAGCCAGTGGCCTTCACCTGTGACATTGAGGCTTTCTATCACCAGGTATCTGTCGCAGAAGATAGTAGAGACCTTTTTCGCTTTCTATGGTGGAAGAACGGGCAGCTAGAAGAAGAGCCGACCGACTACAGGATGACAGTTCATGTGTTTGGAGCCACATCTTCCCCTGGATGTTGTAATTATGCGCTAAAGGCCACAGCAGACAAGTACGAAGAAAAACACGGAAAAGAGGCTGCCGATTTTGTAAGAGATAGTTTCTAA
- the LOC135503439 gene encoding uncharacterized protein LOC135503439 yields MDEDGVRRRLLLDGCDWIKFEMNVPHSSHMGGVWERMIRSARNALSALLVTHGDRLDDEMLRTLMVEAEAIVNSRPLTCVDTNSPDTPEPLSPSQLLTMKTRDIMPPPGNFQRNDIYCRRQWRRVQYLANEFWSRWRKEFLPTLQERRKWTKSWPSLAIGDIVLVIDDGVARCNWPMGRVLETFPGKDGLVRKARIQAGQSVLDRPVHKLILLLKPATPSVVEDNTDNWD; encoded by the coding sequence ATGGATGAAGACGGGGTGAGGAGACGCTTACTCTTAGATGGATGTGATTGGATTAAGTTCGAGATGAACGTACCCCATTCTAGTCATATGGGTGGGGTATGGGAGAGGATGATCCGATCAGCTAGAAACGCGCTGTCTGCACTACTTGTTACTCACGGAGACCGATTggatgacgaaatgctgcgaacATTGATGGTTGAGGCTGAAGCCATCGTAAACAGTCGCCCATTGACGTGTGTAGATACCAACTCGCCTGACACACCGGAGCCATTAAGTCCCAGCCAGCTGCTTACAATGAAGACAAGGGACATCATGCCGCCACCAGGCAACTTTCAACGAAACGACATCTACTGCCGTCGCCAATGGAGGCGTGTACAATATCTAGCAAACGAGTTttggtctcgctggcggaaggaATTCTTGCCAACACTACAGGAAAGGAGAAAATGGACCAAGTCGTGGCCAAGCCTGGCCATAGGTGACATCGTGTTGGTTATCGATGACGGAGTCGCAAGGTGTAACTGGCCAATGGGGAGAGTATTGGAGACGTTTCCTGGGAAGGACGGACTCGTTAGGAAGGCACGCATACAGGCTGGACAGTCAGTTTTGGATCGCCCTGTTCACAAGTTGATCTTGCTGCTGAAACCAGCTACGCCATCTGTTGTTGAGGATAATACGGACAATTGGGACTGA